The Gammaproteobacteria bacterium genomic sequence GGGCTGGCGCCTCAGCCCTCGCATGCCTCAAACTGCTGGCGGAGATGGGCCTGCCAAAGGAAAACATTATTGCCACCGATCGCGCTGGCGTGATCTACCGGGGGCGGAGCCGTGGCATGGAGCCCCACAAGCGACGCTTTGCCCGTGATACGGACATGCGCACCCTAGCTGACGCCATCAAAGGTGCGGATATATTTCTTGGTCTCTCCGGCCCAGGTACGTTGAAGCAGGAGATGGTCAGGAACATGGCTGAGAAGCCGTTAGTGCTGGCCCTGGCAAATCCAATCCCCGAAATCCTGCCTGAGGAAGTGAAAGCTGTGCGCCCCGACGCCATCATTGCGACGGGACGTTCTGATTATCCCAATCAGGTAAATAACGTCTTGTGTTTTCCGTATATCTTTCGCGGGGCCCTTGACGCAGGTGCCACGACGATTAATGACGAGATGAAGATTGCCTGTGTGCAGGCATTGGCGGATCTTGCCATGGAGGCCGCACCGGACATCGTTGTGGCCGCCTATGGTGGCGCGGATCTTAAATTTGGCCCTGATTACCTGATCCCAAAGCCGTTTGATCCAAGACTGGTTGTCAAGCTAGCACCCGCAGTGGCCAAGGCAGCGATGGAGAGTGGTGTAGCGACTAAGCCTATTGAAGATCTCGATATGTATCGTCAGCAACTCACCCGGTACGTGTTTGATGGCGTATTGTTCATGCAGCCGGTTTTCGACCGAGCTAAAGAGGGTCCAAAACGTTTGGTATACGCTGAAGGTGAACAGCCAAATGTTCTGCGCGCAGCACAGGCGGTGATTGATGAAGGGCTGGCACGGCCCATCCTTATTGGGCGAACTGACACGATCGTAGGGCAGATTGAGGAGTTAAGCCTACGGATCAGGCCCGGGGCGGACTTTGAACTCGTCGATCTTGATCAGGATCCTCGTAGCGAAGAATACGGCACCCTGTATCACACGATCATGGAACGGAAAGGTATGCCGTTGCAGGATCCGCGCACCGCGGTTCAAGCTCAAAATACTGTCATTGCTGCATTGATGATCAAACGCGGTGAGGCGGATGCGATGATCTGCGGGCTGAGTGGGGCGTATGAAGATCATCTCAAGCATATCGTCGACGTGTTAGGAGTCCGAGAAGGAATTGACTATCCAGCTGCGATGAATATCGTGATACTGAAGAAGGGTACCTATTTTATCTGTGACACCGATATCACATCTGATCCGACTGCAAAACAGATTGGGGAGATGGCCTTGATGGCAGCGGAAGTCGTTCGCCGTCTCGGCATTAC encodes the following:
- a CDS encoding NADP-dependent malic enzyme — its product is MADNRYEEALEYHRQPTPGKIEVVPTKPLANQHDLALAYTPGVAAACEAIVDDPAAASMVTARSNLVAVITNGTAVLGMGSIGPLAAKPVMEGKAVLFKKFAGIDVFDIEINERDPDKLVDIITSLEPTFGGINLEDVKSPECFQIEGKLRRRLKIPVFHDDQHGTAIIVAAAILNGLRLVGKELGQVKLVTSGAGASALACLKLLAEMGLPKENIIATDRAGVIYRGRSRGMEPHKRRFARDTDMRTLADAIKGADIFLGLSGPGTLKQEMVRNMAEKPLVLALANPIPEILPEEVKAVRPDAIIATGRSDYPNQVNNVLCFPYIFRGALDAGATTINDEMKIACVQALADLAMEAAPDIVVAAYGGADLKFGPDYLIPKPFDPRLVVKLAPAVAKAAMESGVATKPIEDLDMYRQQLTRYVFDGVLFMQPVFDRAKEGPKRLVYAEGEQPNVLRAAQAVIDEGLARPILIGRTDTIVGQIEELSLRIRPGADFELVDLDQDPRSEEYGTLYHTIMERKGMPLQDPRTAVQAQNTVIAALMIKRGEADAMICGLSGAYEDHLKHIVDVLGVREGIDYPAAMNIVILKKGTYFICDTDITSDPTAKQIGEMALMAAEVVRRLGITPKVALLSHSNYGSADTPTAKKMREALQLIKQQAPELEVEGEMRADAALLEDVRRESFPDSTIKGEANVL